A stretch of the Haloplanus aerogenes genome encodes the following:
- a CDS encoding LUD domain-containing protein: protein MSKGKGDKAAEIRRLMATEGPAIEKNTKGFNRKRQEAVADLENYEELRTRVREIKEDAIDRLPELLEQLRTAVEENGGNLYIADDADDANRYIRDVAADHDAESVVKSKSMTTEELEVNDALAEDGVDVVETDLGEWVVQVAGETPSHLIAPAIHRSQESIAQLFKEHFDPEDPPETADELTTFAREKLGERIRDADIGMTGANFITADSGTMAIVTSEGNARKCAVTPDTHIAVSGVEKVIPSTDDLSPFLELLARSGTGQDLTAYVSMLTPPVDSPTLDFDDDETPLSERDSDREFHLVLIDNGRMAMREDDQLRETLYCIRCGQCANSCANFQHVGGHAFGGETYSGGIGTGWEAGIEGLDTAAEFNDFCTGCSRCVNGCPTKIDIPWINTVVRDRINRGKEPEGYDFLVEGLTPDEEPGGLDLDKRLFGNFETLAKLGSATAPVSNWIADTGPARWALERVAGVDARRDLPEFQRETLVDWFEKRVSTVSDPTREVVLYPDVYTNHVQVERGKAAVRVLEALGVSVRVPPMRSSGRAPLSQGMVATAEEHAHDVYGSLAEHLDAGRDVVVIEPSDLAMFDREYERFLPDASVERLQENSYEIMEYVYGLLENGADADTLRAGDGHDVAYHAHCQQRTLGLEAHTVAVLEDLGYDVLTSDVECCGMAGSFGYKDTYYELSMDVGDDLAEQFSTTEARDRTVVASGTSCLEQLDALLARPATHPVELIAP, encoded by the coding sequence ATGAGTAAGGGCAAAGGCGACAAAGCGGCCGAGATTCGCCGCCTGATGGCGACCGAAGGCCCCGCCATCGAGAAGAACACCAAGGGCTTCAACCGGAAGCGACAGGAGGCGGTCGCGGATCTGGAGAACTACGAGGAACTTCGCACGCGCGTCCGCGAGATCAAGGAGGACGCCATCGACCGCCTACCCGAGTTGCTGGAGCAGTTGCGGACGGCGGTGGAAGAAAACGGCGGCAACCTGTACATCGCGGACGACGCCGACGACGCCAACCGGTACATCCGCGACGTGGCGGCCGACCACGACGCCGAGAGCGTCGTCAAGAGCAAGTCGATGACTACGGAGGAGTTGGAGGTCAACGACGCCCTCGCGGAAGACGGCGTCGACGTGGTCGAGACGGACCTCGGCGAGTGGGTGGTTCAGGTCGCGGGCGAGACGCCGTCGCATCTCATCGCGCCGGCCATCCACCGCTCACAGGAGAGCATCGCCCAACTGTTCAAGGAACATTTCGACCCCGAGGACCCGCCGGAGACGGCGGACGAACTCACGACCTTTGCCCGCGAGAAACTGGGCGAGCGCATCCGCGACGCCGACATCGGGATGACCGGCGCCAACTTCATCACCGCGGACTCGGGGACGATGGCCATCGTCACCAGCGAGGGCAACGCCCGGAAATGTGCCGTGACGCCCGACACCCACATCGCCGTCTCGGGGGTCGAGAAGGTAATCCCCTCGACCGACGACCTCTCGCCGTTCCTCGAACTCCTCGCGCGGTCGGGCACGGGACAGGACCTCACCGCCTACGTCTCCATGCTCACCCCGCCCGTCGATTCCCCCACGCTCGATTTCGACGACGACGAGACGCCCCTCTCCGAGCGGGATTCGGACCGCGAGTTCCACCTCGTCCTGATCGACAACGGCCGGATGGCGATGCGCGAGGACGACCAGCTCCGCGAGACGCTCTACTGCATCCGGTGTGGCCAGTGTGCGAACTCCTGTGCCAACTTCCAGCACGTCGGCGGCCACGCCTTCGGCGGTGAAACCTACTCCGGCGGCATCGGCACCGGCTGGGAGGCAGGAATAGAGGGGCTCGACACCGCCGCCGAGTTCAACGACTTCTGTACCGGCTGTTCCCGGTGTGTCAACGGCTGTCCCACCAAGATCGACATCCCGTGGATCAACACCGTCGTCCGTGACCGGATCAACCGCGGGAAAGAGCCCGAGGGCTACGACTTCCTCGTCGAGGGGCTGACGCCGGACGAGGAGCCCGGTGGCCTCGACCTGGACAAGCGGCTGTTCGGCAACTTCGAGACGCTGGCGAAACTGGGCAGCGCGACCGCGCCCGTCTCGAACTGGATCGCCGACACTGGCCCGGCGCGCTGGGCGCTCGAACGCGTCGCCGGCGTCGACGCCCGCCGCGACCTCCCCGAGTTCCAGCGCGAGACCCTCGTCGACTGGTTCGAGAAGCGCGTCTCGACGGTATCGGACCCGACCCGCGAAGTCGTCCTCTATCCCGACGTGTACACCAACCACGTGCAGGTCGAACGCGGGAAGGCAGCCGTGCGGGTACTGGAGGCGCTCGGCGTCTCGGTCCGCGTCCCGCCGATGCGGTCGAGCGGTCGCGCCCCGCTCTCGCAGGGCATGGTCGCCACCGCCGAGGAGCACGCTCACGACGTGTACGGCAGCCTCGCGGAACACTTGGACGCCGGCCGCGACGTGGTCGTCATCGAACCCTCCGACCTCGCCATGTTCGACCGCGAGTACGAGCGGTTCCTCCCCGACGCGTCCGTCGAGCGTCTGCAGGAGAACAGCTACGAGATCATGGAGTACGTCTACGGCCTCCTCGAGAACGGTGCGGACGCCGACACGCTCCGCGCCGGCGACGGGCACGACGTGGCGTATCACGCCCACTGCCAGCAGCGGACGCTCGGCCTCGAAGCCCACACCGTCGCGGTGCTCGAGGATCTGGGCTACGACGTGCTCACCTCCGACGTGGAGTGTTGCGGGATGGCCGGCTCCTTCGGCTACAAGGACACCTACTACGAACTGAGCATGGACGTGGGCGACGACCTGGCCGAGCAGTTCTCGACCACCGAAGCGCGAGACCGGACCGTCGTCGCCAGCGGCACCTCCTGTCTCGAACAGCTGGACGCGTTGCTCGCCCGCCCCGCGACGCACCCGGTCGAACTGATCGCACCGTAG
- a CDS encoding LUD domain-containing protein, which translates to MATTTTNPTLSTFEEALADLGVELTRTTVDDFAATLDDIVRDPAVGVALPFDVEYPDSVTVDPTPAALERAETGVTPASFGVANYGSVLLPSTADGAEPVSLYPKLHVPVLRASDVLPDLPEALDRFGDAARDEDLSAIVATGPSATADMGKLVLGAHGPEAVHVVMLDE; encoded by the coding sequence ATGGCAACGACGACCACGAACCCGACCCTCTCGACGTTCGAGGAAGCGCTGGCCGACCTCGGCGTCGAACTCACCCGGACGACGGTCGACGACTTCGCGGCGACACTCGACGACATCGTCCGCGACCCTGCCGTCGGCGTCGCCCTCCCCTTCGACGTGGAGTATCCCGACAGCGTGACGGTCGATCCGACGCCGGCCGCCCTCGAACGCGCGGAGACGGGTGTCACGCCCGCCTCCTTCGGCGTCGCCAACTACGGCAGCGTCCTCCTCCCCTCCACTGCCGACGGCGCCGAACCCGTCAGCCTCTACCCCAAACTCCACGTGCCCGTACTCCGCGCGAGCGACGTGCTCCCGGACCTGCCCGAGGCGCTGGATCGCTTCGGCGACGCGGCCCGCGACGAGGATCTGAGCGCCATCGTCGCCACCGGTCCCAGCGCCACTGCGGATATGGGCAAACTCGTCCTCGGTGCCCACGGTCCCGAGGCGGTCCACGTGGTGATGCTCGATGAGTAA
- a CDS encoding Nramp family divalent metal transporter, translated as MGDETPDPETDTDADAPVYASAVEGRQYRGTWYCPLPYDDLDRAPETADYPDRGTGGAFRLAELPRVPRVRHVVGPSAIMLGASLGSGETLFWPGLIARHGWGIYWAFLVGVLTQFVINTELQRWTLATGESVFRSYLRVHRAWPWAFLLAGLLSLGWPGWAAGAAQVVATATGLAGSTLFGLPAWKPLAVGLLLIVWLSYQVSSVAYNAVEALQIGLLFVAIGTALALAVASGAVFELGSVSAVVTGVGSLPPEMDVAVFLGGLAFAGAGGYLNLSQSLWVREKGYAMGNYQGRVRNPLTGDDPEPIRRDGFTFRPTRLHLQRWRGWWRVIQAEHLLTFVAGLLFVATVLMAVAHRHAPGTDANALDMWLGEIAPALGGIGALLVFVLLFVALFTTEYAIVESFVRNSADAVYEAFARDAGWDLSRLFWWLLTGFTVWGVTVILLFSSPLSTRGPFVLLVVGAALSGVMMWPYTVLTLLVNTARLPEHLQPGWDRVAAMWWASGFYGYFSVLLIGQTATAAGVDAFATTVGVVGSAPGGYALWAGYALVQAYAVVRSVRAKRAARRSVAALTADDQSGH; from the coding sequence GTGGGTGACGAGACGCCCGATCCGGAGACGGACACGGACGCCGACGCCCCCGTCTACGCCTCCGCGGTCGAAGGTCGCCAGTACCGCGGCACGTGGTACTGCCCGCTGCCGTACGACGACCTCGACCGCGCCCCGGAGACGGCCGACTATCCCGACCGCGGCACGGGCGGCGCGTTCCGCCTCGCCGAACTCCCGCGCGTCCCCCGCGTCCGCCACGTCGTCGGCCCGAGTGCCATCATGCTCGGCGCGTCGCTCGGCAGCGGCGAGACGCTGTTCTGGCCCGGGCTCATCGCCCGGCACGGCTGGGGCATCTACTGGGCCTTCCTCGTCGGCGTTCTCACACAGTTCGTGATCAACACCGAACTCCAGCGCTGGACGCTCGCCACCGGCGAGAGCGTCTTTCGATCCTACCTCCGCGTCCACCGCGCGTGGCCGTGGGCGTTCCTTCTCGCCGGCCTCCTCAGCCTCGGGTGGCCCGGATGGGCCGCCGGCGCCGCACAGGTCGTCGCCACCGCGACCGGTCTCGCGGGGTCGACGCTTTTCGGCCTCCCCGCGTGGAAACCGCTAGCGGTCGGCCTCCTGTTGATCGTCTGGCTCTCCTATCAGGTCTCGTCGGTCGCGTACAACGCCGTCGAGGCGCTCCAGATCGGCCTGCTCTTCGTCGCCATCGGGACGGCGCTGGCGCTCGCCGTCGCGAGCGGCGCCGTCTTCGAACTCGGCTCCGTCTCCGCCGTGGTGACGGGCGTCGGCTCCCTCCCGCCGGAGATGGACGTGGCCGTCTTCCTTGGCGGCCTCGCCTTCGCGGGCGCCGGCGGCTACCTCAACCTCTCGCAGTCCCTCTGGGTGCGGGAGAAGGGGTACGCCATGGGTAACTATCAGGGCCGCGTGCGCAACCCGCTCACCGGCGACGACCCCGAACCGATCCGCCGCGACGGCTTCACGTTCCGACCGACGCGCCTGCACCTGCAGCGCTGGCGTGGCTGGTGGCGTGTCATCCAGGCCGAACACCTCCTCACCTTCGTCGCCGGCCTCCTGTTCGTGGCGACGGTGTTGATGGCCGTCGCGCACCGCCACGCCCCCGGGACGGACGCGAACGCGCTCGACATGTGGCTGGGCGAAATCGCCCCCGCACTCGGCGGTATCGGCGCGCTCCTCGTGTTCGTTCTCCTCTTCGTCGCGCTCTTTACGACCGAATACGCCATCGTCGAGTCGTTCGTCCGCAACTCCGCCGACGCCGTCTACGAGGCGTTCGCGCGCGACGCCGGCTGGGACCTCTCGCGCCTGTTCTGGTGGCTGCTCACCGGCTTCACCGTCTGGGGCGTGACCGTCATCCTCCTCTTCTCGTCGCCGCTCAGCACGCGCGGGCCGTTCGTCCTCCTCGTCGTCGGCGCCGCCCTCTCCGGCGTGATGATGTGGCCGTACACCGTCCTCACCCTGCTGGTCAACACGGCGCGTCTGCCCGAACACCTCCAGCCCGGGTGGGACCGCGTCGCCGCCATGTGGTGGGCGTCGGGCTTCTACGGCTACTTCAGCGTCCTCCTGATCGGGCAGACGGCGACGGCGGCCGGCGTCGACGCCTTCGCGACCACCGTCGGCGTCGTCGGGAGTGCGCCCGGTGGCTACGCGCTCTGGGCCGGCTACGCCCTCGTGCAAGCGTACGCAGTCGTGCGGTCCGTGCGTGCCAAGCGCGCCGCAAGGAGGTCCGTCGCGGCGCTGACGGCCGATGATCAGTCGGGCCACTGA
- a CDS encoding ArsR family transcriptional regulator → MSEEGERPRNDDGQYADRIPPEAVLEVFDDRDDLARPLTASDVMDALACSRRTAHNKLSTLVDRGTLKTRKVGARSRVWWVPMERGPAPGAAAEADTDRPLAVDNAIRDATLPGSGPTLEARREALSAAYDYLAANPEAKKADFLRDVYHDYPAGYESAEAWWNAIQPALKDLPGVDPPAERGHLWHFLGG, encoded by the coding sequence ATGAGCGAGGAGGGTGAGCGACCCCGGAACGACGACGGGCAGTACGCCGACCGTATCCCGCCGGAGGCGGTACTGGAGGTGTTCGACGACCGGGACGACCTCGCCCGCCCCCTCACCGCGAGCGACGTGATGGACGCACTGGCCTGCTCACGGCGGACCGCGCACAACAAACTCTCGACGCTGGTCGACCGGGGGACGCTGAAGACCCGGAAGGTCGGCGCCCGGAGTCGGGTGTGGTGGGTGCCGATGGAGCGCGGGCCGGCCCCCGGCGCGGCCGCCGAGGCCGACACCGACCGCCCCCTCGCCGTCGACAACGCCATTCGGGACGCGACGCTCCCCGGAAGCGGGCCGACGCTCGAAGCCCGTCGTGAGGCGCTGTCGGCCGCCTACGACTACCTCGCGGCCAACCCGGAGGCGAAGAAGGCCGACTTCCTGCGCGACGTGTACCACGACTACCCCGCGGGCTACGAGTCCGCGGAGGCGTGGTGGAACGCCATCCAACCCGCGCTGAAGGACCTGCCGGGCGTCGATCCCCCGGCCGAGCGCGGCCACCTCTGGCACTTCCTCGGCGGCTGA